Genomic DNA from Paenibacillus borealis:
TACTGCTGAAACGAAAAGATTTTCTGCACTTATACGCTGCAAAGCTGGAGCAGTATGGAGTACCCTCTGTTACGGCTGGAAGTTCGGCGATTTACGAAGAGATCGGTGCTCTTGCTGTGCTGGCAAGTTGTCTTAATGACCTTGGAGATCCAGTATCCCTGCTAGCTGTGCTGAAGGGGATACTATTTAGTTGCAGTGATAATGCACTCTTCCATTATAAGATGCAAGGGTTTCCGATAACCTATACTACTTTACCGAATCGGGCAGAGGTCGGGACGATAGCACTGCCAGTATATGAAGCACTGGTACGACTCGCTGAATACGCGGATCTGATCCGGAAGATGCCGGCATTACCGGCACTGTTACATATCATAGAGGATCTGGGGATGATTCCCCTCGCAGCAGTTAGTATGACCGGCCGGGCGCGTGCCGGAACATTGATTAAACTGCTACATTTGCTGCACAAGGACAGCCTAGTTGCAGCAAGTTGGCCGGAACTGAGCTCGTATCTGATGCGGGTCGTAAAAGAAGCGAAGCTAGAGTGTGGAGATCTGTTCGCAGGTGAGCAGGATGCTGTTCGCATTATGAACCTACATAAGGCCAAAGGGCTTGAGGCACCAGTGGTTATCTTGGCGTGCCCTTGCGGGGAGTCTGACCATGATGCCGAAGAGCATGTGGACCGGATGGGAGATTCCGCGCGCGGATATTTCAGCATCACGCGGCGAAGAGGATATCAGGAGGATGTGATTGCTCATCCACCAGGCTGGCAAGAACTCGCTGAGCGGGAGCGATTGTATATGAATGCGGAGAAGGAACGACTGCTGTATGTCGCCGCTACCCGCGCCAAACAGCTTATGATCATTAGCCGATATCCGGACCAACCAGCAAAAGACCCGTGGAGCAGCTTCGACAGCGGGATTCAGGAAGATATAGAGCTGGATGATCCTGTAGTTATGCCTGAGGTGCCTTCGCGTTATGACGGGGTTCATGATGAGATGGCTGATGAAGATAAGGGCCGTCAGTGGCGAAGCCGGCTAGCAAAGCCGACGTATCAGACGACTTCGGTAACGAAACTGGCGAAGTCTGGAGCCGTTCAGCCGCCTCGACCGCTTGCGGGCAGAGGCATGGCGTTCGGCAGCGTGGTTCATCGCTGCATTGAACTGCTTGGGACTGGCGCGGAATCCGGGCAGATAGAGCTGCACATCAGGATGATCGCTGAAGAAGAGGGCATGGACGAGGCACTCATTCCTGACGTGCAAACGATGCTGGAAGATGTGGTGAATCATCCGCTGTGGCGGCGAGCGCAAGCAGCAAAGCGGATGATTCATGAGTTGCCGCTGCGTACGGTGATGACGGATATAGATCTGGAGACCGATGCTTCGACAGTAGGTTCCACAGCAAAGACGCTATATTTAAAAGGCGTTATTGATTTCCTCTTTGAAGAGGAGGATGGCTGGGTAGTTGTTGATTTTAAGACGGATGTGTACGAAGAAGGGCAGCTGGCTGCGTTTGTTGAGTTCTATAAGCCACAGATTATGGCTTATAGGGGAGAGTTGGAGAGGGCGTTTGGGATGACGGTGAAAGAGATGGGGCTTTATTTTTTGCATGGGAATGAGTATGCGGTGTTAGAGTAGTATTACGGTCCATTCTTAGTTAACTAAAATATCCGTTTCGACTTTACTGATATTTTTAGAGAGCGAAATATATTTATAGCGTGGAGATGAACAGGCACGTTCCTTATTATTTTTTAGTAAGGGGCCACCTGTTTTTTTGAGTTATTACGGATAGCTATTAAAGTTAATATTTTATCTTTACATTTATTCTTTAAATAGGGATTTGCCTTTACAGATAGCCAGGTGAAGCTGCAATAATAGACTAAGGAGATGAGCAGAAATGGAAACGCTATTGAGCGGTTATGAAAAAAATCTAGCAAACACAAGATTAACGCTATGCAATACCACGCCAAACGATAAAAATGTATAATTAAAGATATATTATAATCCCCATGCCTCAATAATCCAGACGTCCATGCTGGGTTAAGGTAAAAGAAGGAGTTTATAAATGAGAACAATTAAATCAGCGTGTCAATTACAACCCAAAGCCCTCGAAATAAATGTAGGTGATCAAATTGAGCAATTGGATCAGATTATTAATGATACCAACGGGCATGATTACTTTATGAAAACGTTCATAACAGATGGAATGAAGACTCTTCTTTCCAAGGGTATAGCTCGTCTTGCCGGAAAGTCCAACGATACTGTATTCCATCTTAAACAGGCTATGGGCGGCGGTAAAACGCATTTGATGGTTGGATTTGGGCTCCTAGCAAAGGATTCGGCTCTTCGAGAGACACTAATAGGATCTATGCCATATCAATCAGGTTTTGATTCGGCAAAGATAGCCGCTTTTAATGGACGTAACAATCCCCATACTTATTTCTGGGGAGAAATTGCTCGTCAGTTAGGTAAAGAGGGCCTCTTCAGGGAGTATTGGGAATCCGGTGCAAAGGCTCCGGATGAACAATCATGGATAAAACTGTTCGATGGTGAAGAGCCTATCCTTATTCTCTTGGATGAGATGCCTCCATACTTCCATTATTACAGCACTCAGGTTTTAGGGCAAGGTACGATAGCAGATGTGGTTACCAGAGCCTTTTCAAATATGCTTACAGCAGCTCAAAAAAAGAAAAATGTCTGTATTGTCGTATCTGACTTAGAGGCTGCCTATGATACTGGTGGGAAGTTAATCCAACGAGCTCTTGATGATGCGACACAAGAACTGGGGCGTGCTGAGGTTTCGATTACTCCAGTTAATTTGGAATCAAATGAAATCTATGAAATTCTTCGAACGCGACTCTTTCTTTCAAGGCCGGATAAGAGCGAAATCGCAGAAATTGCCTCAGTCTATGCTTCAAGGCTGGCAGAAGCAGCAAAGGCAAAGACGGTTGAGAGAAGTGCGGAGGCATTAGCCACTGATATTGAATCAACCTACCCTTTCCATCCGAGTTTCAAGAGCATTATTGCCCTGTTTAAGGAAAACGAAAAATTCAAACAAACGCGTGGTTTGATGGAATTAGTCTCGCGTCTATTGAAATCGGTCTGGGAAAGCAAAGAAGATGTTTATCTAATTGGTGCCCAGCATTTTGATCTTTCTATCCACGATGTTCGTGAGAAGTTAGCTGAAATCTCAGAAATGCGGGATGTGATTGCAAGAGACCTCTGGGATTCTACGGACAGCGCCCATGCGCAGATAATCGACATCAATAACGGGAATCAATATGCCAAACAAGTTGGAATGCTTTTGCTCACAGCAAGCCTTTCTACTGCTGTCAATTCTGTAAAAGGGCTAACTGAACGTGAAATGCTTGAATGCTTGATCGACCCTAATCATCAAGGAAGTGATTTTTTAAGCGCATTTAGTGAGCTTCAAAAGTCCGCCTGGTATTTACACCAGACCCAGGAAGGGCGACACTATTTCAGCCATCAAGAAAATTTAACGAAGAAGCTTCAGGGATATGCGGATAAAGCTCCGCAAAACAAGGTAGATGAATTGATACGCCATCGCCTTAATGATATGTATAAACCGGTAACCAAAGAAGCCTATGAAAAAGTGATGCCTTTGCCTGAAATGGATGAAGCTGAAGCTGCTCTTAAAACAGGACGTGTACTTTTAATAGTCAGTCCAGATGGGAAGACTCCTCCAGGTATTGTTTCTAATTTTTTCAAGGCATTGGTTAACAGAAATAATATACTGGTCTTGACTGGCGACAAGTCATCTATTGCCAGCATTGAGAAAGCCGCCCGCCATGTCTATGCAGTAACAAAAGCGGATAATGAAATTCCTGGTTCACACCCGCAACGCAAAGAATTAGACGAGAAGAAAGCTCAATATGAACAAGATTTCCAAACCACCGTTCTTTCAGTATTCGACAAACTTCTCTTTCCTGGGAAAAATCAGGGCGAAGAAGTACTTAGGCCGAAAGCGCTCGATAGTACATATCCGTCGAATGAACCCTATAATGGTGAAAGGCAGATCATAAAAACATTGACTTCAGATCCTATCAAATTGTTTACCCAAATTACCGAAAATTTTGATGCGTTACGCGCCAGAGCAGAGTCGTTGCTTTTCGGCTCTCAAGATGAAGTGCGCAAGACAGATTTGATTGATAAAATGAAGCAGAAGACTCAGATGCCGTGGCTTCCAAATCGTGGATTTGACCAGCTGGCTATTGAGGCATACCAGCGTGGAGTGTGGGAAGACTTAGGGAATGGATACATTACTAAAAAACCGAAGCCTAAGACAACAGAGGTCATTATCAGCGAAGACTCTTCTCCGGATGACTCAGGCACGGTGCGTTTGAAAATTGATGTGATGAATGCAGGCAACAGTCCTCGAATTCACTATACAGAAGATAGTGAGGTTTCGGAAAGCAGCCCAGTACTAAGCGACAATACACTGTCAACCAAAGCATTGAAAGTTCAATTTCTTGCCGTCGATCCTACTGGAAAGAACCTGACTGGTTCCCCAAATACATGGAACAACCGTCTAACACTGCGCAACCGATTTGACGAAGTTTCCAGGACAGTTGAACTGTATGTCGCACCGAGAGGTAGAATTAAGTACACTTTGGACGGTTCTGAAGCTAGAAACGGGACGGAATATACAGGTCCTATTCAATTGGGATACGAAGACGCGACAGTTTATGTTTTTGCCGAGTGTGATGGTCTTGAGGAAAAGCGAACCTTTACTTTTGCTAAGTCGGGCTCCAAGGAGGTTCCCATTATTAAAGAGGTTCCCGCGACCTTGTATAGCCCTTCACCAAAACGATTGGATAGTTCCTCGAAAACGTATGAGGGGCTGAAAATGGCTAAGGAGAAAAGTATTGAATTTGAACAGGTGACGCTGATGGTGGGCTCTGCACCAAAGGCGATCTATCTTTCTCTTGGTGAAATTAAGATTAGTGCAGAGTTTATTGAGAAGGAGCTGATACATCTTCAATCCCTCCTTAGCCCGGACACACCGGTTATTATGACATTTAAAAAGGCCTATACACCAACCGGTTACGATTTAGAGCAATTTGCCAAACAGCTTGGCATTGAGATAGGAAATGGAGAGGTAGAACAAAAATGATCAGCACTACAGATTTCGGAGCGCCAACAGAATTTGGGATGCACCATTTTTATGCGGAGATTCCTCCAGCTCCACGAGATGCAATCTGTATTTATGAGGATTTTGGTTTCGGTGGCGATGAAACTCGACGTGAAACGGTTGAATGCAGGCTGGTTCTTGCTCGGGAGCTTTGGAACAAAATCCGTGATGACGCCAGACGCGATTTTAATGCACGCTTGAAAAGCAAAAAGCAAAGCACCGGCAGTTGGACAATTGGAAAAGTCAAGCTGGACCGCTTTCTGGGTAGAGAGTTATGCGTCTTGGGTTGGGCAGCGGAGCATGCTTCACCGGATGAGTGCCTTGTCATATGTCAAAAGTGGCTGGCATTGCGTCCCGAGGAGCGTTGGTGGCTTTACAGCAAAACGGCCTCGGAGGCAGGACATGATGATCAGTCCGGGCGAGGCTGGCGCAAAGCACTTTACTGCGCCTTGTCTGACGGTTCGAATATTAGACTGGAACCCAAAAAGAAGCCAAAGACTAAACAGAAGCCCGAACAACAAGAGACACTGACGCTTTTTGATTTCATGGAAAAGGGAGATATTTAATGGCACTAGTACCATTTGAATGGAAAGATAAACCGGCACTGATTGAGCATCTTTTTCCAGTGCAAAAATTATCTGCTGAGAGCTACAAAGAACAGATGGCCAATACAGGTAAAGCCCTTACTGCTCTTGGTAGCTACTGGAAAGGACGAAAGCCGCTTATTCTAAGTAAAGCATGTATATTGGGGGCGTTGCTTCCTGCTACAGAGGATCGGCTTCAAGATCTGGAGATATTTGAGCTATTGATGGGGATGGATTCGGATTCGATGCAAAAACGGCTTGAAGAAAAACTCCCTGCGTCCAAAAGAGATACTGTTGGTGAACTTTTGGTCCTTCCTTACAATGAACAGGTGAAAGCTGCTAAACGCCCTGATGAGATTGGGGATTCACTTAGTATTCATATTTGGACAAAGGTTAACCAGTACCTTGGCACTTCGGCTGCCTCCTTTCCTGAACTAATAGAACAAATCGGGACAGCACGCTATGGGCGTCGCCCTAAAGTAGCGGATGTTTTTTGTGGGAGTGGGCAAATCCCTTTTGAAGCAGCTCGCTTAGGATGTGATGTTTATGCTTCGGATCTTAACCCTATCGCCTGCATGCTCACTTGGGGAGGCTACAATATCGTTGGTGCTAGTGAGGAGAAGCGAATTAAGATTGATAATGATCAGGAACATCTAGCAAGAAAAGTTAGAAAAGAGCTTGAAGAGCTTGGTGTTGATTCGGACGGCAATGGATGGACAGCAAAAGCATATTTGTATTGTAATGAGGTGGTTTGTCCTGAGTCCGGTTGGAAGGTTCCATTACTGCCAACTAAGGTGATAAGTCAAGATTATATGGCAGTTGCAGAACTCATCCCGCTTCCAGATGAAAAAAGGTATAAGATTGATATTCGCTTTGTAAATAGTGAAGAGGATATTAAAAATGCTAAAGTGGGAACCGTGCAGGGTGCTGATTTGGTTCATAGCCCTGATGGGGCGAATATTTATAGAGTAAGTCTAAAGTCAATTCGTGGAGATTATAAGGACAGTAGAGATACCAAAAATAAACTGCGGCTTTGGTCGAAGACCGACTTCATTCCGCTTCCTGGCGATATCTATCAAGAAAGACTTTATTGTGTTCAGTGGCAAAATAAAATCGATGGAAAAAACCAGGTGCAAATAAGACCTGTAACTCCGGGCGACGAAGAACGTGAGCAAAAGGTCATAAACTATGTCCGTGAACATCTTGAGGAATGGCAGGATAAAGGATACATCCCGGATATGGTCATTGAAAAGGGTTATAATACGGATCAGCCAATTCGCGAACGGGGATGGACCCATTGGCATCATTTGTTTAATCCGAGACAGTTGATGGTTAATGGCTTAATCAATAAATATTGTGATGCTTATTTGGCGCCCAACTTTGCGCAACTATTGAATTACAATAGCAGATTATGTGTGTGGCATAGCGCAAAGGGACAAGGGGCCGGCAGTATTTCCAATGTATTTTATAATCAGGCACTTAACACTTTATATAATTACGGATGTAGAAGTTTGGAACTCGCACTGAAAAAGATGGCTGATCCTATAAAAAATGAACCATTAACAAATACAGTTCTATTCAGATCCGAAGCCCATCCGGCCCAAGAGTTAGAAGTCGAAAACGACATTTATGTAACCGATCCTCCCTATGGTGATGCGGTCAAATATGAAGAGATCACCGAATTCTTCATCGCTTGGCTTCGTAAAAATCCTCCAAAGGAATTTGCCCACTGGACTTGGGACAGCCGTCGTTCGTTAGCAATTAAAGGAGAGGATGAGGGCTTCCGGCAAGGCATGGTGGCAGCATACCGTAAGATGGCTCAAAAAATGCCGGACAATGGCATCCAGATTCTGATGTTTACCCATCAAAGTGGGACTATCTGGGCGGATATGGCAAACATTATCTGGGCCAGCGGCCTGCAGGTGACAGCGGCTTGGTATGTGGTAACAGAAACCGACTCTGCCTTGCGTCAGGGAGCCAACGTCAAAGGGACTATTATTCTCGTTCTCCGCAAACGTCATCAAGAGCTGGAAACCTTCCGTGATGATCTGGGCTGGGAGATCGAGGACGCGGTTAAAGAACAGGTTGAATCATTGATTGGGCTGGATACGAGGGTACGGGCCCAAGGTTCCGAAGGCCTCTATACCGATGCTGACTTACAGATGGCCGGATATGCCGCCGCATTGAAAGTTCTGACAGCCTATTCTCGTATTGACGGCAAGCAAATGGTTATCGAGGCCGAAGCCCCACGCCAGAAAGGCAAAAAGACCTTTGTAGATGATCTGATCGATTTTTCAGTTCAGACAGCCGTCCAGTTCCTTGTCCCGGTGGGATTTGAAAAAGCTGAATGGCAGAAACTGCAACCAGTCGAGCGTTTCTATCTAAAAATGGTTGAAATGGAACATCAGGGTGTCAAAACATTAGATAACTACCAGAACTTTGCTAAAGCCTTCAAAGTCCGCTACTTTGAACAGTTGCTGAGTGACAGCTCAAAAGCCAATTTTGTACGTTTAAAGCTATCTACCGAGTTTAAGAGTACGTTAATGAATGAAAATGCCGAGATTGGTAGAACACCGCTAAGAGCCTTACTCTACAGTCTTTTTGAACTCTCCAAAGAAGTGGAAGTGGATGATGTGCTGCTGCACCTTATGGAGAACTGTCCTAACTATCTGAATAACAAAGCTCTGCTCGCCAAAATGGCCGACTACCTGGCAGAGAAACGGGAGGGTATTTTGGGAACGAAAGCATCTAATCCCAACGTGGAGGCAAGCTGTGCACGCATACTCGCGGAATCTATAAGGAACCAGAGGTTATAAGATATGACGATAAAGCGTTTCTCATCCCGAACAGAAAGATTGGATACTGAGTTTTTAGCACAAACTCTTAATGGTGCATCCAAGTATTTCCGTATTGCAGGCTATTTTAGGAGCTCTATTTTTGAACTAGTCGGCGAGGAGATCGCCCAAATTTCAGAAGTGAAGATTATCTGTAATTCCGAGTTAGACCTGGCCGATTTTCAGGTTGCAACAGGGCGGAATACAGCCCTTAAAGAACACTGGAACGAAGTGGATGTAGAAGCTGAAGCACTTCTGAAAAAGGAGCGCTATCAGATTCTCGATCAGCTTTTGCAGTCTGGTAATGTGGAGATCAGAGTAGTGCCGAGGGAGCGCTTGTTTCTCCATGGAAAGGCCGGATCCATACACTATCCGGATGGTACCCGCAAGTCTTTCATTGGTTCTGTGAACGAGTCGAAAAGTGCGTTTGCCCATAACTATGAACTGGTATGGCAAGATGACGATGAGGAAAGCGCTGACTGGGTAGAGAGGGAATTCTGGGCCTTGTGGAACGATGGTGTTCCTCTTCCGGAAGCTATTTTGGCAGAGATAAATCGTGTGGCCAATCGACGGGAGATCACGGTTGAAGTATTGAAACCCGATGAGGTCCCGGCTGCTGCAATGGCTGAAGCTCCAATATATCGAGGGGGAGAACAATTGCAGCCATGGCAGCGTTCCTTTGTAAGCATGTTCCTGGAGCACAGAGAAATGTACGGGAAAGCCCGCTTGCTTTTGGCAGACGAGGTCGGAGTTGGTAAGACGCTCTCCATGGCAACCAGCGCTCTGGTGAGTGCCCTTCTTGAAGATGGCTCGGTTCTCATTCTTGCTCCGTCCACGTTAACGATTCAGTGGCAAATAGAGATGATGGATAAGCTTGGAATTCCTACTGCTGTCTGGTCTTCTCAGAAAAAGGTGTGGCTTGGTGTTGAAGGTCAGATTTTATCCCCACGCGGAGATTCATCTTCTATAAAAAAATGTCCTTATAAAATTGCCATCATATCGACTGGATTGATCATGCACCAGCGGGAGAGAGCTGACTTTGTCAAAGAAGCAGGAATGCTCCTTAAAAATCGATTCGGGACAGTTATTCTGGATGAAGCACACAAAGCAAGAGCAAGAGGGGGACTTGGCGATAAAGCAGCTGAGCCTAATAATCTTCTTGCCTTTATGCAGCAGATCGGAAAACGAACAAAGCATTTGATACTAGGTACTGCGACACCTATCCAGACGGATGTGCGGGAACTATGGGATCTTTTGGGGATTTTGAATAGTGGAGCATCGTTTGTTCTGGGTGATTCATTGTCCCCTTGGCGAGACCATGAACAAGCAATCCCATTAGTAACTGGGAAAAGTCAGGTCACTTCTGAGAGAGAGGCTTGGCAGTGGTTAAGCAACCCACTGCCTCCATCAAATGAACACCATATAATCCAGCAGATTCGAGATCATTTGGCAATTGACACCCAATCTTTTTTATGTGCACACCGGTTTGAAGACCTGGACTATATGATTCAGAACATGTGGCTCTCTGAGTGTTTAGAACCTAGATTCTTCAAAGAAAATAACCCTGTATTGCGTCATACTGTGTTAAGAAAGCGAAAACAGCTTGAAGACGACGGACTATTAGAAAAAGTCGGTGTTAATACGCATCCAATAACCAGAAACCTTGCACAGTACCAGTCTCGCTTTGTCGGATTAGGGATTCCAACAAACACACCCTTTCAGGTTGCGTATGAAAAAGCTGAAGAGTTTTGTAAGCTTCTTCAATCTAGAACTAAAGCAGGCGGCTTTATGAAATCTTTGATGCTGCAGCGTATTTGTTCAAGTTTTGCCTCCGGCTTGAAAACTGCACAGAAAATGCTTAAGCACTCTGTTTCAAGTGAGGATGAAGAGCGCATTGAAGAAGTAGAGCATATCCTTTCTGAAATGACGCCTGCAGAAGTGTCCTGCCTTAAAGAAATAGAGACACAGCTATCACGTGCTGAAGCCGTAGATTCAAAGCTCAATACAGTAAAGTGGTTCTTAACAGAATTCAGGAGTGACGGAAAAACATGGCTTGAACATGGCTGTATTATTTTCAGTCAATACTATGACACTGCGGAATGGATCGCTAAAGAGCTTGCCAAATCTCTCAAAGGTGAAATTGTGGCAGTATATGCGGGTGTTGGGAAGAGTGGACTTTTCCGTGGTGAGCAGTTTAACAATGTTGAGCGTGAAGTTATAAAGTCTGCGGTTAAAACTCGTGAGATCCGGCTAGTTGTAGCAACCGATGCGGCCTGCGAAGGGTTGAATCTTCAAACATTAGGCACCTTGATTAACATTGATCTTCCATGGAATCCATCTCGACTCGAACAGCGATTGGGTAGAATTAAGCGGTTCGGTCAAGCTCGAAAGTTTGTCGATATGCTCAACCTGGTCTATAGCGAAACTCAGGATGAGAAGGTTTACAATGTTTTATCAGACCGCCTTCGTGACACATATGATATTTTTGGAAGCCTCCCTGACACAATCGATGATGAATGGATTGAAGATGAAGAAGAGCTTAAAGGTCGAATGAACGAATACATGCACGAAAGGAAAAGGGCTCAGGATGCTTTTACTGTGAAGTATCGTGGAACCATAGATCCTGAGGCGGATTTGTGGGAAAGATGTGCATCCGTTCTATCACGTCGTGACATTGTAAGTAAGCTAAGTGAGCCTTGGTAATAAGATCCACATGCGCACGTTCTGTGCTCAGAAGGTAGGATACTGGAATTTTCAAAAATCAAAACGGGCATGGTACTGCCTATAATAGCAAGTAAATGCTTCACTTCGTTTCACTCGAAATGGGAATGAACAAGGAAATCCAGAGTCATTTTCCACCTCGCTTCATAGACTTCAGCGAGCAATTTGCCGATCGAGTCATTCGCGACTTTGGTGATGCTTTATGATTAATGGAGCATTTATGGAAACTAAACAACTATCAGTATAATTTTTGCAATCAAATACATTTTAAGAACAAAAGTTCGCTGACAGAGGGTTGTCAGCGAACTTTTGTTTAATAGAGATACATAAATAACAAGGCAATCTTGTAACGGCAAAGTTTGAAATAAGACAATCCGAAAGGACGGAGAACCATGAAAATCTTCCACACAGCAGACTGGCACCTAGGCAAGCTAGTACAAGGTGTCTATATGACAGAGGATCAGCAATATATCCTTGAACAGTTTATCAAGGATATTGAGTCAGATCAGCCCGATGTCATCATTATTGCAGGCGATCTATACGATCGTGCGGTTCCACCGACGGAAGCAGTACAGTTGCTTGATCAGGTGCTGCAGAAGATAATACTTCAGTTAAAAATCCCTGTGCTCGCAGTCGCAGGTAATCATGACAGTCCAAGCCGCCTTGACTTTGGCAGCAGTATTATGAAAGCATCGGGGCTCCATATTGCAGGGGAACTTACCGCCTCCATGGAGCCAGTAGTATTGAATGATGAGAATGGTGCAGTTCACTTCCATCTCATTCCTTATGTGGAGCCTGGGAAAGTACGTTATTTACTTGGTGATGAGAGTATTAGAACACATAATGATGCCATGCAGAAGATTACGGAGAATATTAAAAGAACGATGGACCCAAACATCCGCCATATTTTTGTGGGACATGCTTTTGTAACACCTGGCGGTGAAGCACAGGATAATACCAGTGATTCTGAACGGCCGCTGTCTATCGGTGGGGCAGAGCATGTAAGCTCCGAACATTTTGCCGGATTCCATTACACCGCATTAGGTCACTTGCATCAGGCACATCATGTTGGAAACGAAGCAGTCCGGTATGCTGGATCACCGCTGAAGTATTCCATTTCGGAGGAACTTCATAACAAGGGATATTTAATTGTCCATCTAGATGAACACGGAAACACAACGATTGAGCGGCGATTGCTGACACCACGGCGCGACATGCGGACAGTAGAAGGCTTGATCGCAGATATTGAGCGGCATGTCATTAATGAGGATTATGTGTTCGTCCGCTTGCTGGATGAAGTGTTGGTGTCCTCGCCAATGGAACGGGTACGCTCGGTCTATCCAAACGCTATGCATGTAGAACGCAAGATGACGATCCCAGGGTTGATTGGGGAGCCACAGGTGGTTGAAGGACGAGCAAAGATGGACGGACTGTCGTTGTTCAAAGCTTTTTATAAAGACGTAAGAGGAACAGAGCTATCGCCAGAAACAGAGAAGTTGTTTATCGAAACGCTGCAGGAAATCCTGGAGGAAGAAGGTGAGCGTTATGAGACCGTTGAAGCTGACAATGACGGCGTTCGGGCCGTATAAGGATACGGAGGTTATTGATTTCTCCGAGCTTAAAGAGCACCGCTTATTTGTGGTATCAGGAAATACGGGGGCCGGAAAAACATCGATTTTTGACGCGATCTGTTTCGCTTTGTACGGAGATGCAAGCGGTGAGGACAGAAATGACAACAAGATGCTTCGGAGCCATTTCGCCGATGACCAGGTCCACACGTCTGTTGATTTGGAATTTGAGCTGAAAGGTCGGACGTACCGTGTATTTCGGCAGTTAGCCCATGTAAAGACCGGAAATAAAGGTGCGACAGGAGACAGCTATGAGCTTTATGAAATCAGCAGCGGAAAGGCTGTCCCTATTGTTGATCGCTTTATCGTATCTCAGGTGGATGAGAAAATCCGTGGACTTATTGGACTAACCAAGGAGCAGTTTAGTCAAATCGTTATGCTACCACAGGGTGAATTCCGCAAGCTGCTCACCTCAGAGACAGAGAACAAGGAAGAGATCTTGCGCCGGATTTTTAAGACAGGGTTATATAAGCAGGTCACGGACCATTTGAATGAACAACGCAAGGACATGCAGCAAATTTGCTCGGAGCAAGCGAAGATGCTGGATTATCATATCGGTAATGTGAAAGGTGCTCTAGGTGGGCGTGAAGCCTCTGACTTATGCAAGGTTTTTGAGCAGGAGAACTACAACACTTATCAAGTGCTTGAAGCATTGGATAAAGAGATTGAATATTATACTGTGCAACTGAAAGAAAAGAAGCTGTTGTTGCAATCTGAACTAACCAAATTCCAAGAACATACGGCTGTTTATCATCAAGCACAAGCTGTGAATGGACAATTTGATCTGTTAGATCAGAAATCTGAAGTAAAG
This window encodes:
- a CDS encoding anti-phage-associated DUF1156 domain-containing protein; its protein translation is MALVPFEWKDKPALIEHLFPVQKLSAESYKEQMANTGKALTALGSYWKGRKPLILSKACILGALLPATEDRLQDLEIFELLMGMDSDSMQKRLEEKLPASKRDTVGELLVLPYNEQVKAAKRPDEIGDSLSIHIWTKVNQYLGTSAASFPELIEQIGTARYGRRPKVADVFCGSGQIPFEAARLGCDVYASDLNPIACMLTWGGYNIVGASEEKRIKIDNDQEHLARKVRKELEELGVDSDGNGWTAKAYLYCNEVVCPESGWKVPLLPTKVISQDYMAVAELIPLPDEKRYKIDIRFVNSEEDIKNAKVGTVQGADLVHSPDGANIYRVSLKSIRGDYKDSRDTKNKLRLWSKTDFIPLPGDIYQERLYCVQWQNKIDGKNQVQIRPVTPGDEEREQKVINYVREHLEEWQDKGYIPDMVIEKGYNTDQPIRERGWTHWHHLFNPRQLMVNGLINKYCDAYLAPNFAQLLNYNSRLCVWHSAKGQGAGSISNVFYNQALNTLYNYGCRSLELALKKMADPIKNEPLTNTVLFRSEAHPAQELEVENDIYVTDPPYGDAVKYEEITEFFIAWLRKNPPKEFAHWTWDSRRSLAIKGEDEGFRQGMVAAYRKMAQKMPDNGIQILMFTHQSGTIWADMANIIWASGLQVTAAWYVVTETDSALRQGANVKGTIILVLRKRHQELETFRDDLGWEIEDAVKEQVESLIGLDTRVRAQGSEGLYTDADLQMAGYAAALKVLTAYSRIDGKQMVIEAEAPRQKGKKTFVDDLIDFSVQTAVQFLVPVGFEKAEWQKLQPVERFYLKMVEMEHQGVKTLDNYQNFAKAFKVRYFEQLLSDSSKANFVRLKLSTEFKSTLMNENAEIGRTPLRALLYSLFELSKEVEVDDVLLHLMENCPNYLNNKALLAKMADYLAEKREGILGTKASNPNVEASCARILAESIRNQRL
- a CDS encoding phospholipase D-like domain-containing anti-phage protein encodes the protein MTIKRFSSRTERLDTEFLAQTLNGASKYFRIAGYFRSSIFELVGEEIAQISEVKIICNSELDLADFQVATGRNTALKEHWNEVDVEAEALLKKERYQILDQLLQSGNVEIRVVPRERLFLHGKAGSIHYPDGTRKSFIGSVNESKSAFAHNYELVWQDDDEESADWVEREFWALWNDGVPLPEAILAEINRVANRREITVEVLKPDEVPAAAMAEAPIYRGGEQLQPWQRSFVSMFLEHREMYGKARLLLADEVGVGKTLSMATSALVSALLEDGSVLILAPSTLTIQWQIEMMDKLGIPTAVWSSQKKVWLGVEGQILSPRGDSSSIKKCPYKIAIISTGLIMHQRERADFVKEAGMLLKNRFGTVILDEAHKARARGGLGDKAAEPNNLLAFMQQIGKRTKHLILGTATPIQTDVRELWDLLGILNSGASFVLGDSLSPWRDHEQAIPLVTGKSQVTSEREAWQWLSNPLPPSNEHHIIQQIRDHLAIDTQSFLCAHRFEDLDYMIQNMWLSECLEPRFFKENNPVLRHTVLRKRKQLEDDGLLEKVGVNTHPITRNLAQYQSRFVGLGIPTNTPFQVAYEKAEEFCKLLQSRTKAGGFMKSLMLQRICSSFASGLKTAQKMLKHSVSSEDEERIEEVEHILSEMTPAEVSCLKEIETQLSRAEAVDSKLNTVKWFLTEFRSDGKTWLEHGCIIFSQYYDTAEWIAKELAKSLKGEIVAVYAGVGKSGLFRGEQFNNVEREVIKSAVKTREIRLVVATDAACEGLNLQTLGTLINIDLPWNPSRLEQRLGRIKRFGQARKFVDMLNLVYSETQDEKVYNVLSDRLRDTYDIFGSLPDTIDDEWIEDEEELKGRMNEYMHERKRAQDAFTVKYRGTIDPEADLWERCASVLSRRDIVSKLSEPW
- a CDS encoding exonuclease SbcCD subunit D produces the protein MKIFHTADWHLGKLVQGVYMTEDQQYILEQFIKDIESDQPDVIIIAGDLYDRAVPPTEAVQLLDQVLQKIILQLKIPVLAVAGNHDSPSRLDFGSSIMKASGLHIAGELTASMEPVVLNDENGAVHFHLIPYVEPGKVRYLLGDESIRTHNDAMQKITENIKRTMDPNIRHIFVGHAFVTPGGEAQDNTSDSERPLSIGGAEHVSSEHFAGFHYTALGHLHQAHHVGNEAVRYAGSPLKYSISEELHNKGYLIVHLDEHGNTTIERRLLTPRRDMRTVEGLIADIERHVINEDYVFVRLLDEVLVSSPMERVRSVYPNAMHVERKMTIPGLIGEPQVVEGRAKMDGLSLFKAFYKDVRGTELSPETEKLFIETLQEILEEEGERYETVEADNDGVRAV